One genomic segment of Rivularia sp. PCC 7116 includes these proteins:
- the cbiB gene encoding adenosylcobinamide-phosphate synthase CbiB yields the protein MFYSAVILILAASLDYSIGDPWNWLHPVQVMGWLISYLTKLAQKYCHNSLTQRLAGILITAILVIGSGVVSWLIKQSAMLIHPLLGILIETILLASCFALKSLRIAAETVLQPLKIENIEEARSLLSNFVGRDTQNLTSEDILRAVLETVTENATDGVMAPLFYAIIGAFVPIIGPSSLALAYKASSTLDSMIGYREVPYIYIGWFSARLEDCLTWLPCRLTVITLSLLSRKPLKVIKICQRDAPKDASPNSGWSECAYAAILGVQMGGTNWYRGIAKTKPLLGDAIYPITSDSIQTALQLTRYSFLLWLGGAASLLLLTTLR from the coding sequence TTGTTTTATTCTGCTGTTATCTTAATCCTTGCTGCTAGTTTAGATTACTCCATCGGCGACCCCTGGAATTGGCTTCATCCCGTACAAGTAATGGGCTGGCTCATTTCCTACTTAACTAAATTAGCTCAGAAATATTGTCATAATTCTCTAACACAGCGTTTAGCAGGAATATTAATAACTGCAATTTTGGTAATCGGTAGCGGTGTGGTTAGCTGGTTAATAAAACAATCTGCTATGTTGATTCATCCCCTGCTAGGAATCTTGATAGAAACTATCCTATTAGCTAGTTGTTTCGCACTCAAAAGTTTAAGAATCGCAGCAGAAACAGTCTTGCAACCTTTAAAAATAGAAAACATCGAGGAAGCCCGTTCTCTTCTGAGTAATTTTGTTGGTCGAGATACACAAAATTTGACATCTGAAGACATTTTACGCGCTGTTTTAGAAACAGTAACAGAAAATGCTACTGATGGTGTAATGGCTCCTCTTTTTTATGCAATTATTGGTGCTTTTGTACCAATAATTGGACCTTCTTCTTTGGCTTTAGCATATAAAGCTAGTAGTACTCTTGATTCTATGATTGGTTATCGAGAAGTTCCATATATTTATATTGGATGGTTCAGCGCCCGTTTAGAAGATTGTTTAACTTGGTTGCCATGTAGGCTAACAGTTATAACTCTATCTTTGTTATCTCGTAAACCCCTAAAGGTGATTAAAATTTGTCAGCGTGATGCTCCTAAAGATGCAAGTCCTAATTCTGGGTGGAGTGAATGTGCTTATGCTGCAATTTTAGGAGTACAAATGGGAGGAACTAATTGGTATCGTGGAATAGCGAAAACAAAACCTTTGTTGGGAGATGCGATTTATCCAATTACTTCTGATTCGATTCAAACTGCTTTACAATTAACTCGATATTCTTTTTTGTTATGGCTGGGGGGAGCCGCATCTCTACTCTTATTAACAACATTAAGGTAA
- a CDS encoding molybdenum cofactor biosynthesis protein MoaE yields the protein MNSLPSTTLTSIVKPRAEDNFAINFAPLSLPEVYNLADHPANGAIVVMSGTVRNQTDGVPVISLEYQAYEPMALRVFYQIADDIRKKWADTNRVVIHHRTGHLQIGEISVLVAVGCPHRSEAFDACRYAIDTLKHNAPIWKKEHNRDGSSNWVSIGACEVDE from the coding sequence ATGAATTCGCTTCCTTCAACTACCTTAACTTCCATAGTTAAACCTAGAGCGGAAGACAACTTCGCTATTAATTTTGCTCCTCTTTCCCTTCCAGAAGTTTATAACTTAGCCGATCATCCAGCCAACGGTGCAATTGTAGTTATGAGTGGAACAGTTCGCAATCAAACCGATGGCGTACCAGTAATTTCCTTGGAATATCAAGCTTACGAACCAATGGCACTACGAGTGTTTTATCAAATCGCAGATGATATTCGCAAAAAGTGGGCGGATACAAATCGCGTGGTAATTCATCATCGCACCGGACACTTACAAATCGGTGAAATTAGTGTTTTAGTTGCAGTAGGCTGCCCCCATCGTTCGGAAGCTTTCGATGCTTGTCGCTATGCTATTGATACTCTTAAGCATAATGCCCCTATTTGGAAAAAAGAACATAATCGCGACGGTTCGAGTAATTGGGTAAGTATTGGTGCTTGTGAAGTAGACGAATGA
- a CDS encoding Rrf2 family transcriptional regulator → MKLTTKGHYSVKALLDLSLQQKNRPSSTKVIASRQNIPAPYLEKLLIEMRRAGLVKSIRGKDGGYQLAREPVKISLGEILEAVGETIEPLPHHRAYPQASVDWVTFSLWHRLSQKLKEALYSITLADLYYDARSWQASLGEEASFVV, encoded by the coding sequence ATGAAACTTACCACTAAAGGGCACTATAGTGTAAAAGCGTTATTAGATTTGAGCTTGCAGCAAAAAAATCGCCCTTCTTCAACTAAGGTTATTGCAAGCCGTCAAAATATTCCCGCTCCTTATTTAGAAAAACTACTAATAGAAATGCGTCGTGCTGGATTGGTAAAATCAATTCGCGGTAAAGATGGTGGATATCAATTAGCGCGAGAACCTGTCAAAATATCTTTAGGAGAAATTTTAGAAGCTGTCGGCGAAACAATAGAACCTTTACCTCACCATAGAGCTTACCCACAAGCTTCTGTTGATTGGGTCACTTTCAGTCTTTGGCATAGACTATCTCAAAAGCTTAAAGAAGCATTATACAGTATTACTTTAGCTGACCTTTATTATGATGCTCGCAGCTGGCAAGCTTCTCTTGGAGAAGAAGCTAGTTTTGTGGTTTAG
- a CDS encoding AbrB family transcriptional regulator, giving the protein MAKQKKIEPLVGEDLLKKVKELENESKEDKAKQCGYYTVTKNGIERVNMMKFLNALIDAEGIQLDSSSGANGRGGRSASYRISVQSNGNLLIGSAYTTQMGLKPGDEFIITLGKKHIRLKQVDPEDLEEEEED; this is encoded by the coding sequence ATGGCTAAACAGAAAAAAATTGAACCTCTAGTCGGCGAAGATCTACTCAAGAAAGTCAAAGAGCTAGAAAACGAAAGTAAAGAAGATAAAGCCAAACAATGTGGCTACTATACCGTTACGAAAAACGGTATCGAGCGCGTTAACATGATGAAATTCTTGAATGCCCTAATTGATGCTGAGGGTATTCAGTTAGATAGTTCTTCTGGTGCTAATGGGCGTGGAGGACGTAGTGCAAGCTATCGAATTAGCGTGCAGTCTAATGGAAATTTATTGATCGGTTCGGCTTATACAACACAAATGGGTCTTAAACCGGGAGATGAGTTTATCATTACTCTAGGCAAAAAGCACATTCGTCTAAAACAAGTAGATCCAGAAGATTTAGAAGAAGAAGAAGAAGATTAA
- a CDS encoding glycosyltransferase family 39 protein has product MQKGSFIWDRVEKQYRRMDRRIDRIWIVILTIAAVILFTIHLGELPLRDWDEGTVAQVARELGRAQAGEMRWLFPTLWGEPYHNKPPLIHLMIAWAYSIGGVNEWTTRLPGAILTALSVPFLYSIGREIFHQRICAVYSALVYLTMLPVVRHGRLAMLDGAAVCFFTIMLLCVLRSRRDLRYCLGVGIGFALICLTKSILGILLGSVAMIYLFWDTPRLLSSKYMWMGMLIGAAPVAFWYGAQWLHYGRDFVNKGMMNQSFGRIWSSVEGHSGPPWYYFLEICKYNWPWLIFVPASLRFAWKNRNLSWAKLVLVWFGVYLITISIMGTKLPWYVFPIYPSIALAIGAKLGEVENLPLLKPLPKFWVVMLSILALISAVASTYFSSIATPSPELPLIFATFSVTMALAALRAQRGDRQFLKVLLWGTYVSLLLFVKSNYWVWELNEDYPVKPVVQMVAQANLEKNTVVYISSTNHRPSLDFYSEGTIKPASPDNLKYYWKHDRKPYFLLDEKALTDFSSGSLQVLGKQGKWTLVTKKNIAPQSKE; this is encoded by the coding sequence GATAGTAATACTCACTATTGCCGCAGTAATACTTTTTACGATTCATCTAGGAGAGTTGCCGCTGCGAGACTGGGATGAAGGCACTGTCGCACAAGTTGCGCGGGAATTGGGACGCGCTCAGGCTGGCGAGATGCGATGGCTTTTCCCAACTCTTTGGGGGGAGCCTTATCACAACAAGCCACCATTGATACATTTGATGATTGCTTGGGCTTATTCAATTGGCGGTGTAAACGAGTGGACTACACGTTTACCCGGTGCAATTTTAACAGCTCTTTCAGTACCTTTTCTGTATAGTATTGGCAGAGAAATATTCCATCAGCGAATTTGTGCCGTCTACAGCGCTTTAGTTTACCTAACAATGTTGCCTGTAGTCCGCCACGGAAGGCTGGCTATGCTAGATGGTGCTGCGGTTTGCTTCTTCACGATCATGCTTTTATGCGTGTTGCGATCGCGTCGTGATTTGCGCTATTGCTTGGGTGTAGGCATCGGTTTTGCATTAATTTGTTTGACCAAAAGCATTTTAGGTATATTGCTTGGTAGTGTGGCGATGATATATCTATTTTGGGATACCCCACGATTGCTTAGTAGCAAGTATATGTGGATGGGAATGCTTATTGGCGCTGCTCCAGTAGCTTTTTGGTACGGTGCCCAATGGTTACATTACGGTCGTGATTTTGTTAATAAAGGAATGATGAATCAATCCTTTGGCCGTATTTGGTCTTCCGTTGAAGGGCATTCTGGGCCACCTTGGTATTACTTCTTGGAAATTTGCAAATACAACTGGCCTTGGTTGATTTTTGTACCAGCTTCTTTACGTTTTGCTTGGAAAAATCGCAATCTTAGTTGGGCAAAACTCGTACTAGTTTGGTTCGGTGTTTATTTGATAACCATTTCTATCATGGGAACCAAGCTTCCTTGGTATGTTTTCCCAATTTATCCTTCAATAGCTTTGGCAATTGGAGCAAAACTAGGTGAAGTCGAAAATTTACCTTTATTAAAGCCACTACCAAAATTTTGGGTAGTGATGTTGAGTATTTTAGCTTTGATTTCCGCAGTTGCAAGTACTTACTTCAGTTCCATTGCAACACCTTCACCGGAATTACCGCTGATATTTGCAACTTTTAGCGTCACAATGGCTTTAGCGGCTCTGAGGGCACAACGAGGCGACAGGCAGTTCCTCAAAGTACTTCTGTGGGGAACCTATGTATCTTTATTATTGTTTGTGAAATCTAATTACTGGGTATGGGAACTCAATGAAGATTATCCAGTTAAACCAGTTGTGCAAATGGTAGCCCAAGCAAATCTAGAGAAAAATACGGTGGTTTACATTTCTTCAACCAATCATCGACCTTCATTAGATTTTTATAGCGAAGGTACCATTAAACCTGCATCTCCAGATAACTTGAAATATTATTGGAAACACGATCGCAAACCATATTTCTTGCTCGACGAAAAGGCTTTGACAGATTTTTCATCAGGTTCATTACAAGTTCTAGGCAAGCAAGGGAAATGGACTCTAGTTACAAAAAAAAATATTGCCCCGCAATCTAAAGAATGA
- a CDS encoding nuclear transport factor 2 family protein has product MTEQRSEILAANEAFYRAFEKKDINAMSEIWSQGTGVLCVHPGWNILRSWKQVYNSWVKIFQNTPYIEINTDVISIEIRENIAYVVLVENVMQVIKGSRMEAQSLATNVFELLGGKWYLVHHHASPVMGNR; this is encoded by the coding sequence ATGACCGAACAGCGTTCTGAAATATTAGCAGCAAACGAAGCTTTCTATCGAGCCTTCGAGAAGAAAGATATTAATGCAATGAGTGAAATATGGTCGCAAGGAACTGGAGTTCTTTGCGTACACCCAGGATGGAATATACTTCGTAGCTGGAAGCAAGTTTATAATTCTTGGGTAAAAATTTTTCAAAATACTCCTTATATTGAAATAAATACAGATGTTATTTCGATAGAAATTCGGGAAAATATTGCCTATGTCGTACTAGTTGAAAATGTGATGCAAGTCATCAAAGGTTCGAGAATGGAAGCCCAATCTTTAGCAACTAATGTATTTGAATTACTCGGTGGCAAATGGTATCTAGTTCACCATCATGCAAGTCCGGTTATGGGTAACAGGTAA
- a CDS encoding PAS domain-containing protein produces MTNLILVVDDDELTRMQLRELLKSAGYSVAQAGNGEEALSAYTQLKPDMVLLDALMPQMDGFSCCERLRQLPDGQDIPILMITALYEQSSVEKAFEVGATDYITKPIQWLILRQRMLRLLEARRTMKKLRQQTEQAQWQEAQLRIALEAAHMGIWDWNIASNKVTWSDTIKALFGEAGLSFDETYESFISFVHLQDRDLVNQTIQSAIEQGGEYSIEFRVVLPNGSIRWLASQGLVFRNASGRAMRMSGIDMDITARKTAQQALEAHASQQALVAEISQAALARMDLNSLMQQAVTTIAQSLEVEYCKILELLPDSNEFLLRSGIGWHSGLVGTATVNAAENSQAGYTITSQESVIVEDLTKETRFSGPQLLLDHNVVSGLSVIIHGKDRPFGILGAHTTKKRSFSRDDIFFLQAIANILATAIERQRMEDALRESEQRWQLAIRGTNDGIWDWNIKTSQVFHSTRSKEILGYKDEEIGNDLDLWMSRVHPADIDLLVQNLQNHFEQKTPFYISEHRLQCKDGSYKWILERGQALWNSAGDVVRMAGSHTDITERKLAEEQLRQSEQRFQILARATNDAVWDWNLLADTVWWNNSVETLFGYSVESVECNTDWWYEHVHPEDRRRIFADIHAVVHSAQPFWANEYRFLKADGSYAHIFDRGYVVRDDKGLPVRMIGAMMDITERKRVQEELIRQNLRSQLFSDITLKIRTSLRIDEILQTSVTEVQKLLNADRVLIVQLLADGSMKAVKEAVVPGLPVVCGQNIDDPCFGSDYMEKYRQGRISAITDIKKANIQPCHVKLLERFCVKSNLVVSVIVQNQLWGLLIAHQCDRPREWTEWETELLKQLADQIGIAVSQAKLLEQETRQREELARSNEELQQFAFIASHDLQEPLRKITAFGDRLKATCQDSLTDKGYDYLRRMQNAAERMQVLIEDLLTLSRITTRAQPFVEVSLAKIVREVLSDLEIPIAQTNALIEVGKLPNIKADAVQMRQLLQNLISNALKFHPALFLYAI; encoded by the coding sequence ATGACTAATCTAATTCTGGTTGTAGATGACGATGAATTAACGCGGATGCAGTTGCGCGAATTACTCAAATCGGCGGGATATTCGGTTGCCCAAGCGGGTAATGGAGAGGAAGCATTGAGTGCATATACTCAGTTAAAACCGGATATGGTTCTGCTAGATGCTTTGATGCCGCAAATGGATGGTTTTAGCTGTTGCGAGCGTTTGCGTCAACTTCCTGATGGACAAGATATACCGATATTAATGATTACTGCTCTTTACGAGCAAAGTTCTGTTGAAAAAGCTTTTGAAGTCGGCGCGACAGATTATATAACTAAGCCAATTCAATGGTTGATATTGCGTCAACGAATGCTACGCCTGCTCGAAGCTCGCAGAACCATGAAAAAATTAAGGCAGCAAACCGAACAAGCACAATGGCAAGAAGCGCAATTAAGAATTGCATTAGAAGCTGCCCATATGGGAATTTGGGATTGGAATATTGCTAGTAATAAAGTAACTTGGTCAGATACTATCAAAGCGCTATTTGGTGAAGCAGGTTTAAGCTTTGATGAAACTTATGAAAGTTTTATTAGTTTTGTTCATCTTCAAGATAGAGATTTAGTCAATCAAACGATACAAAGTGCGATTGAGCAGGGAGGAGAATATAGCATTGAATTTCGCGTGGTTTTACCCAACGGTAGTATTCGCTGGTTGGCTTCTCAAGGTTTGGTTTTTCGTAATGCTTCTGGCAGAGCAATGCGAATGTCGGGGATTGATATGGATATCACTGCCCGTAAGACGGCGCAGCAAGCTTTAGAAGCTCATGCTAGTCAACAAGCATTGGTGGCAGAAATTTCTCAAGCAGCACTAGCTCGGATGGATTTAAATAGTTTGATGCAGCAAGCTGTTACTACCATTGCTCAATCCCTTGAGGTGGAATACTGCAAAATTTTAGAATTATTACCCGATAGTAATGAGTTTCTACTGCGCTCGGGTATTGGCTGGCATTCTGGGCTTGTAGGAACCGCAACGGTAAATGCTGCTGAAAACTCGCAAGCAGGCTATACGATTACTTCGCAAGAATCAGTAATTGTGGAAGATTTAACAAAAGAAACGCGGTTTAGCGGACCACAATTATTGCTCGATCACAACGTAGTTAGCGGATTATCGGTAATTATTCACGGAAAAGACCGTCCTTTTGGGATTTTGGGGGCGCATACTACTAAAAAACGCAGTTTTAGTAGAGATGACATCTTTTTTTTACAAGCAATTGCGAATATTTTAGCTACAGCTATTGAACGTCAACGCATGGAAGACGCGCTCAGAGAAAGCGAACAGCGCTGGCAGTTGGCAATAAGAGGTACCAATGACGGTATTTGGGATTGGAATATTAAAACTAGCCAGGTTTTTCATTCCACTCGCTCCAAAGAAATTCTTGGTTATAAAGATGAAGAGATTGGTAATGATTTAGATCTATGGATGAGCCGCGTGCATCCTGCGGATATAGACTTACTAGTACAAAATCTTCAAAATCATTTCGAGCAAAAAACCCCTTTTTATATAAGCGAGCATCGTCTCCAGTGTAAAGATGGGAGTTACAAATGGATTTTAGAACGAGGTCAAGCATTATGGAATTCTGCTGGGGATGTAGTGCGGATGGCGGGTTCTCATACAGATATTACCGAGCGTAAATTAGCAGAAGAACAACTAAGACAAAGCGAACAACGTTTTCAAATACTAGCCAGAGCAACAAACGATGCAGTTTGGGATTGGAACTTACTTGCAGATACTGTTTGGTGGAATAATTCGGTAGAAACTTTGTTTGGTTATTCCGTAGAGTCTGTAGAATGCAATACTGACTGGTGGTACGAACACGTACATCCAGAAGATAGGCGGAGAATTTTTGCCGATATTCATGCTGTTGTTCACAGCGCTCAACCATTTTGGGCAAACGAATATCGTTTTCTCAAAGCGGATGGTTCTTATGCCCATATATTTGATCGTGGTTATGTCGTTCGCGACGATAAAGGCTTACCGGTAAGGATGATTGGCGCGATGATGGACATCACCGAGCGCAAACGGGTACAAGAAGAATTAATTCGGCAAAACTTGCGCTCGCAGTTGTTTTCTGACATAACTCTCAAGATTCGTACTTCCTTACGCATCGATGAAATTCTTCAAACTAGCGTTACGGAAGTGCAAAAATTACTTAATGCCGACCGTGTATTAATTGTCCAATTATTAGCCGATGGTTCCATGAAAGCTGTTAAGGAAGCAGTAGTTCCCGGCTTACCCGTAGTTTGCGGGCAAAATATTGATGACCCCTGCTTCGGCAGTGACTACATGGAAAAATATCGCCAAGGCAGAATTAGCGCTATTACCGATATTAAAAAAGCTAACATTCAACCTTGCCATGTAAAATTACTAGAGAGATTTTGTGTTAAATCTAACCTCGTAGTTTCCGTAATAGTCCAAAACCAACTTTGGGGATTATTAATTGCTCATCAATGCGATCGTCCCCGTGAATGGACTGAATGGGAAACCGAATTATTAAAACAATTAGCCGACCAAATTGGTATAGCTGTTTCGCAAGCCAAACTGTTAGAACAAGAAACCCGTCAGCGAGAAGAATTAGCCCGTTCTAACGAAGAATTACAACAATTTGCCTTTATCGCTTCCCACGATTTACAAGAACCATTACGTAAAATTACAGCATTTGGCGATCGCTTAAAAGCTACCTGTCAAGATTCCTTGACGGATAAGGGATACGATTATCTACGGCGAATGCAGAATGCAGCCGAAAGAATGCAAGTTTTAATTGAAGATTTACTTACACTTTCGAGGATAACTACCAGGGCACAACCTTTTGTAGAGGTAAGTCTCGCAAAGATTGTGCGAGAAGTATTATCCGATCTCGAAATACCCATAGCGCAGACAAACGCGCTAATAGAAGTTGGTAAACTGCCCAACATTAAAGCTGACGCAGTGCAAATGCGTCAATTGCTACAAAACTTAATTAGTAATGCTCTAAAATTTCATCCAGCGCTATTTTTGTACGCGATTTAG
- the pyrR gene encoding bifunctional pyr operon transcriptional regulator/uracil phosphoribosyltransferase PyrR, protein MSVSVKVVKILSPEELRRTLRRLASEIVERTRDLSQLVLIGIHTRGVPLANLLANQIENLENVTVAVGALDITFYRDDLDQIGLRTPFKTRIPFDLTGKTVVLVDDVIFKGRTARAALNAVNEYGRPELIRLAVLVDRGHRQVPIHPDFIGKKLPTAADEIVKVYLQETDGKDGVELIED, encoded by the coding sequence ATGAGTGTGTCCGTAAAAGTAGTTAAAATCCTATCACCAGAAGAACTTCGTCGTACTTTAAGAAGACTCGCTTCTGAAATAGTCGAAAGAACCCGCGATTTATCTCAACTAGTGCTTATAGGTATTCATACTAGAGGAGTACCTTTAGCTAATTTATTGGCAAATCAGATTGAAAACTTAGAAAATGTAACTGTGGCAGTAGGCGCATTAGACATTACATTTTATCGCGATGACTTAGATCAAATTGGTTTAAGAACACCGTTCAAAACTAGGATACCCTTTGATTTGACAGGAAAAACCGTTGTGCTTGTTGATGATGTCATATTCAAAGGAAGAACGGCTCGTGCTGCTTTAAATGCAGTAAATGAGTACGGCAGACCAGAATTAATCCGTCTCGCTGTTTTGGTAGACAGAGGTCATCGTCAAGTACCGATTCATCCAGATTTCATTGGTAAAAAGTTACCAACCGCAGCCGACGAAATAGTTAAGGTTTATTTACAAGAAACTGACGGAAAAGATGGGGTAGAGTTGATTGAAGATTGA
- a CDS encoding PAS domain S-box protein: MNMTGSKNEALRLKALYEYDILDSSPEQAFDDLVFLAKQIAQTPIALINLVDANRQWFKAKIGLSLPEMSRDIGFGSLCVNLGETLIIPDTLASERFANNHVVVSEPKVRFYAGIPLVASDSKQIIGTLCVIDTVPRSITPEQIESLQAISRLIIKQLEIRIASKKLAGIKTEYEQAKEALDESENIIKSFFDNAPMMMGIVEVRENDILHISGNNAAANFLGLTTEAMENRFVSDMGIPSHLINQWIDYYHQTESTQSSVTFEYPFDNQDGSRWLKAKVSAIVNCSEHQRFAYLVDDISKRREVEVKLRWKQTLLSSMTTVSPLAFYVVENQTGNILYANQRFYEIWGIEHLKELVECGALQHQNIVEECRKLTSEVCAFIKLCQPEPTEKCVCEDEIFLPDGRTIRCFSRAILNQTNENFARLYMFENITTRKHTEHQLREQAALLDIATDAIIMRDLSHTILLWNKSAERIYGWMEQEAIGKNAYELLQPEQEGSQQQDIYSTVLQDGSWQGELKKVGKSGDEIIVESRWTLVKDEHQKPKSILTVDTDITQKKELEKQFLRAQRMESIGTLASGIAHDLNNVLSPILMSAQLLKNKNRTEQEISMLDIVENNAKRGANLVKQVLSFARGIEGDRTVIAVQELVWEMKQIVETTFPKSILFQESIPEGLWQIWGDSTQLHQVLLNLCLNARDAMPDGGKLKISIENIGIDDNYAQMHLEAQIGSYVAINVSDTGVGIPQKLLDRIFEPFFTTKQFGKGTGLGLSTVIGIIKGHNGFINVSSTVGKGTDFQIYLPAANTDANQQIKNLETPFGNGELILVVDDEASVRDITFTSLEQHNYRVMTANDGIEALALYAQHKNKISAAIIDMMMPIMDGAATINTLYKINPCLPMIAVSGLATSEQVPFDKTSKYTAFLPKPYTARELLTALHSVLR, encoded by the coding sequence ATGAATATGACGGGTTCAAAAAATGAGGCGTTAAGATTAAAAGCTTTATACGAGTATGATATTCTTGATAGCTCGCCAGAACAAGCTTTTGATGATTTAGTATTTCTGGCAAAGCAAATTGCCCAAACTCCAATTGCTTTGATTAATCTGGTTGATGCGAATAGGCAGTGGTTTAAGGCGAAGATAGGATTGAGCTTGCCAGAAATGTCAAGAGATATAGGCTTCGGTTCTTTGTGCGTTAATCTTGGTGAAACTTTAATTATTCCCGATACCTTAGCTTCAGAGCGCTTTGCGAACAATCATGTGGTGGTTTCAGAGCCAAAGGTAAGATTTTATGCAGGTATACCACTAGTTGCATCTGACAGCAAACAAATCATTGGGACTTTATGCGTTATAGATACAGTACCGCGTTCGATTACTCCCGAACAAATAGAGTCACTCCAAGCAATTAGTCGTTTAATAATCAAGCAATTAGAAATACGAATTGCTTCTAAGAAGCTCGCTGGTATTAAAACGGAGTACGAACAAGCAAAAGAAGCTTTAGATGAAAGCGAAAATATTATCAAAAGTTTTTTTGATAATGCGCCGATGATGATGGGAATTGTAGAAGTGCGAGAAAATGATATTCTACATATTTCTGGCAATAATGCGGCGGCGAATTTTTTAGGTTTAACAACCGAAGCAATGGAAAATCGCTTTGTTAGCGATATGGGAATTCCGTCACATTTGATTAATCAATGGATTGATTATTATCATCAAACAGAAAGTACTCAATCTTCTGTAACTTTTGAGTATCCTTTTGATAATCAGGATGGTAGCAGGTGGCTTAAAGCTAAGGTTTCAGCGATTGTTAATTGCTCGGAACATCAAAGATTTGCTTATTTAGTTGATGATATAAGCAAGCGCAGGGAAGTAGAAGTAAAATTACGTTGGAAACAAACACTTTTAAGTTCGATGACAACCGTGTCACCGCTAGCTTTTTATGTGGTAGAAAATCAAACTGGAAATATTTTGTATGCAAACCAACGTTTTTATGAAATCTGGGGTATAGAGCATTTAAAAGAACTAGTAGAATGTGGCGCATTGCAACATCAAAATATTGTAGAAGAATGCCGTAAATTGACATCTGAAGTTTGTGCATTTATAAAATTATGCCAACCCGAACCTACGGAAAAATGTGTTTGCGAGGATGAAATTTTCTTGCCAGATGGGCGGACTATCCGCTGTTTCTCGCGAGCAATTCTGAATCAAACGAATGAAAATTTTGCACGGCTATATATGTTTGAAAATATTACAACTCGCAAACATACCGAACATCAACTACGAGAACAAGCAGCATTATTAGATATTGCAACGGACGCTATTATCATGCGAGATTTATCTCACACAATTTTACTGTGGAATAAAAGCGCGGAAAGAATTTATGGTTGGATGGAACAAGAAGCCATTGGTAAAAATGCTTATGAGCTTCTACAACCCGAACAAGAAGGCAGTCAGCAGCAAGATATTTATAGTACGGTATTACAGGATGGTTCCTGGCAAGGTGAACTAAAAAAAGTTGGTAAATCTGGTGACGAAATTATTGTTGAAAGTCGTTGGACTTTAGTTAAAGACGAGCATCAAAAACCTAAATCTATCTTAACAGTTGATACGGATATTACCCAGAAGAAAGAATTAGAAAAGCAATTTTTACGCGCTCAACGCATGGAAAGTATAGGAACTCTAGCAAGCGGTATTGCTCATGATTTGAATAATGTGCTATCGCCGATTTTAATGTCAGCGCAGCTGCTAAAGAATAAAAATCGCACCGAACAAGAAATTTCTATGCTCGACATTGTAGAAAATAATGCTAAACGCGGAGCTAATCTGGTAAAACAAGTATTATCATTCGCTAGAGGAATAGAAGGCGATCGCACTGTAATTGCGGTTCAAGAATTGGTTTGGGAAATGAAGCAAATTGTCGAAACAACTTTTCCGAAATCAATTTTGTTTCAAGAGTCAATTCCAGAAGGTTTGTGGCAAATATGGGGCGATAGTACGCAATTACATCAAGTATTATTAAACTTATGTTTGAATGCTCGCGATGCTATGCCCGACGGGGGTAAATTAAAAATTTCTATCGAAAATATTGGAATTGATGATAATTATGCCCAAATGCATCTTGAAGCACAAATTGGCTCCTATGTAGCGATCAATGTTTCGGATACGGGGGTTGGTATTCCTCAAAAATTATTAGATCGAATTTTTGAGCCATTTTTCACAACAAAACAATTTGGTAAAGGTACTGGATTGGGATTATCTACAGTCATAGGAATTATTAAAGGTCATAATGGATTTATCAACGTGTCTAGCACTGTAGGTAAAGGTACGGATTTTCAAATTTATTTGCCAGCAGCTAACACCGATGCAAATCAACAAATCAAAAATCTAGAAACACCTTTCGGAAACGGAGAATTAATTTTAGTGGTTGATGACGAAGCGTCAGTTAGAGATATTACTTTTACTTCTTTAGAACAGCATAATTATAGAGTAATGACTGCTAACGATGGAATTGAAGCATTAGCACTTTATGCTCAACACAAAAATAAAATTAGTGCGGCAATCATTGATATGATGATGCCTATTATGGATGGTGCGGCGACAATTAATACATTGTATAAAATAAATCCTTGTTTACCTATGATTGCTGTTAGCGGATTAGCAACAAGCGAACAAGTACCTTTCGATAAGACTTCTAAATATACAGCTTTTTTACCCAAACCATATACTGCACGAGAGTTGTTAACAGCTTTACATTCAGTTTTAAGATAA